From a single Oreochromis niloticus isolate F11D_XX linkage group LG3, O_niloticus_UMD_NMBU, whole genome shotgun sequence genomic region:
- the LOC109196574 gene encoding uncharacterized protein LOC109196574 isoform X1 yields the protein MGGVGDDDITYSKGSSHHQQPIRGSRGRGIFTLANFKQGDFVVEYRGELIDATEAEHRRNLYPSACSVFMFEFIWKQKTLCIDGALEDGSFGRLVNDEHRTPNCRMKLIEAEGKPHLCLFALKEIAAGSEITYDYGGKEWPWRKKLKIASIPSGQQCVAEPIAHDVEHHVISTDSFTDRELRAECQSSRPTADNSEHEVHSVGGQRGTSSLKELIGEGGVQYQELSPQAFSEELTSESKSKEVPQSSRAVPNDSACECTIHRLVFESVKLDKCGICHSPLTAIRWHGLRCKQCRCVWHKICLQTSSEDWDMSDGDVSSDEEYIPNSASDSESSGTELSIELPGPSKNSHAASMPDLCVTFAEKEQTMDVKNNFEHILNDLETTDDLHPDQEPDSSESCQQKTKDACSEKSTVLY from the exons AT GGGAGGAGTTGGAGATGATGACATCACGTACAGCAAAGGCTCAAGTCATCaccaacagccaatcagaggaagcAGAG GTCGTGGCATCTTCACTTTAGCCAATTTCAAACAAGGAGACTTTGTGGTCGAGTATAGAGGGGAGCTTATTGATGCAACTGAAGCTGAACACAGACGTAACCTGTACCCCAGCGCATGTTCAGTCTTCATGTTTGAATTCATATGGAAGCAGAAGACATTGTG TATTGATGGAGCACTTGAAGATGGGTCATTTGGGCGACTAGTAAACGATGAACACAGGACACCAAATTGCAGAATGAAGTTGATTGAAGCAGAAGGGAAGCCGCATCTCTGCCTTTTTGCACTGAAGGAAATTGCGGCAGGAAGTGAAATTACTTATGACTATGGTGGGAAAGAATGGCCCTGGCGGAAAAAG CTAAAGATCGCAAGCATCCCTTCTGGTCAACAGTGTGTTGCAGAGCCTATTGCCCATGACGTGGAGCACCATGTGATCTCTACAGACTCATTCACAG ACAGAGAATTAAGAGCAGAGTGTCAGTCATCTAGACCTACAGCAGACAACTCTGAGCATGAG GTGCATTCTGTTGGAGGTCAGCGTGGCACTTCTTCTCTGAAAGAGTTAATTGGTGAAGGTGGTGTCCAGTATCAGGAGTTGTCACCCCAAGCGTTCTCAGAAGAACTTACCAGTG AGAGCAAATCGAAAGAGGTGCCACAATCATCCAGAGCTGTGCCTAATGACTCTGCTTGTGAG TGTACAATTCATAGGCTGGTATTTGAATCGGTGAAACTTGACAAATGCGGGATATGCCATTCACCTTTGACAGCTATCAGATGGCACGGTCTAAGATGCAAGC AATGCCGTTGTGTGTGGCATAAGATCTGCCTCCAGACATCTTCAGAAGACTGGGATATGTCCGAC GGTGATGTCTCATCTGATGAAGAATACATCCCAAATTCTGCATCAGATTCAGAAAGCTCAGGAACAGAGTTGTCTATTGAGTTACCTGGACCATCAAAAAACTCCCATGCTGCTAGCATGCCTGATTTATGCGTTACTTTTGCTGAAAAAGAACAGACCATGGATGTTAAGAACAACTTtgagcacattttgaatgaTCTTGAAACTACTGATGATCTTCATCCCGACCAAGAACCAGACAGCTCAGAGTCATGCcagcagaaaacaaaagatgCATGTAGCGAAAAGAGTACTGTTTTATATTAG
- the LOC109196574 gene encoding uncharacterized protein LOC109196574 isoform X2, with protein sequence MFEFIWKQKTLCIDGALEDGSFGRLVNDEHRTPNCRMKLIEAEGKPHLCLFALKEIAAGSEITYDYGGKEWPWRKKLKIASIPSGQQCVAEPIAHDVEHHVISTDSFTDRELRAECQSSRPTADNSEHEVHSVGGQRGTSSLKELIGEGGVQYQELSPQAFSEELTSESKSKEVPQSSRAVPNDSACECTIHRLVFESVKLDKCGICHSPLTAIRWHGLRCKQCRCVWHKICLQTSSEDWDMSDGDVSSDEEYIPNSASDSESSGTELSIELPGPSKNSHAASMPDLCVTFAEKEQTMDVKNNFEHILNDLETTDDLHPDQEPDSSESCQQKTKDACSEKSTVLY encoded by the exons ATGTTTGAATTCATATGGAAGCAGAAGACATTGTG TATTGATGGAGCACTTGAAGATGGGTCATTTGGGCGACTAGTAAACGATGAACACAGGACACCAAATTGCAGAATGAAGTTGATTGAAGCAGAAGGGAAGCCGCATCTCTGCCTTTTTGCACTGAAGGAAATTGCGGCAGGAAGTGAAATTACTTATGACTATGGTGGGAAAGAATGGCCCTGGCGGAAAAAG CTAAAGATCGCAAGCATCCCTTCTGGTCAACAGTGTGTTGCAGAGCCTATTGCCCATGACGTGGAGCACCATGTGATCTCTACAGACTCATTCACAG ACAGAGAATTAAGAGCAGAGTGTCAGTCATCTAGACCTACAGCAGACAACTCTGAGCATGAG GTGCATTCTGTTGGAGGTCAGCGTGGCACTTCTTCTCTGAAAGAGTTAATTGGTGAAGGTGGTGTCCAGTATCAGGAGTTGTCACCCCAAGCGTTCTCAGAAGAACTTACCAGTG AGAGCAAATCGAAAGAGGTGCCACAATCATCCAGAGCTGTGCCTAATGACTCTGCTTGTGAG TGTACAATTCATAGGCTGGTATTTGAATCGGTGAAACTTGACAAATGCGGGATATGCCATTCACCTTTGACAGCTATCAGATGGCACGGTCTAAGATGCAAGC AATGCCGTTGTGTGTGGCATAAGATCTGCCTCCAGACATCTTCAGAAGACTGGGATATGTCCGAC GGTGATGTCTCATCTGATGAAGAATACATCCCAAATTCTGCATCAGATTCAGAAAGCTCAGGAACAGAGTTGTCTATTGAGTTACCTGGACCATCAAAAAACTCCCATGCTGCTAGCATGCCTGATTTATGCGTTACTTTTGCTGAAAAAGAACAGACCATGGATGTTAAGAACAACTTtgagcacattttgaatgaTCTTGAAACTACTGATGATCTTCATCCCGACCAAGAACCAGACAGCTCAGAGTCATGCcagcagaaaacaaaagatgCATGTAGCGAAAAGAGTACTGTTTTATATTAG
- the LOC109201356 gene encoding uncharacterized protein LOC109201356: MTDNLSLLVSKRKECGVSENNMYLFAIPCSDGHYRGQFGQFADACGAEHPQNLRSTNLRKQIATISQVMNLKDNELDQLADFLGHDIRVHREYYRLPQSTIQLAKISKLLMAMEKGSVKDIQGKTLDEIGDDIDGMATGSQQLPDASTLRVLPLRNHGGI; the protein is encoded by the exons ATGACCGATAACCTGTCACTCCTCGTTAGTAAGAGGAAAGAGTGCGGGGTATCTGAAAACAATATGTACCTTTTCGCCATTCCTTGTAGTGATGGTCACTACAGAGGGCAGTTTGGTCAGTTTGCAGATGCTTGCGGAGCTGAACATCCTCAGAACCTCAGATCAACTAACCTTCGCAAACAGATTGCCACGATAAGCCAAGTCATGAACTTGAAAGATAATGAACTAGACCAGCTGGCCGATTTCCTCGGCCATGACATTAGGGTCCATAGAGAATACTATCGACTGCCCCAATCAACAATTCAGCTGGCTAAGATCTCCAAGTTGCTCATGGCCATGGAGAAGGGAAGTGTGAAGGATATTCAAGGAAAAACTCTGGATGAAATTGGTG ATGACATAGATGGGATGGCTACTGGATCACAGCAACTCCCTGATGCTTCCACATTGCGAG TTCTCCCACTTAGAAATCATGGAGGGATCTGA